The Hevea brasiliensis isolate MT/VB/25A 57/8 chromosome 1, ASM3005281v1, whole genome shotgun sequence genome has a window encoding:
- the LOC110670883 gene encoding stearoyl-[acyl-carrier-protein] 9-desaturase, chloroplastic, whose amino-acid sequence MALKLNPFLSQSHKLPSFALPPMASLRSPKFYMASTLKSGSKELENLKKPFMPPREVHVQVTHSMPPQKIEIFKSLENWAEENILIHLKPVEKCWQPQDFLPDPASDGFHEQVKELRERAKEIPDDYFVVLVGDMITEEALPTYQTMLNTLDGVRDETGASPTSWAIWTRAWTAEENRHGDLLNKYLYLSGRVDMRQIEKTIQYLIGSGMDPRTENSPYLGFIYTSFQERATFISHGNTARLAKEHGDIKLAQICGTIASDEKRHETAYTKIVEKLFEIDPDGTVMAFADMMRKKISMPAHLMYDGRDDNLFDHFSAVAQRLGVYTAKDYADILEFLVGRWKVDKLTGLSSEGQKAQDYVCRLPPRIRRLEERAQGRAKEATTIPFSWIFDREVKL is encoded by the exons ATGGCTCTCAAGCTCAATCCTTTCCTTTCTCAATCCCACAAGTTGCCTTCTTTCGCTCTCCCACCAATGGCCAGCCTCAGATCTCCCAAGTTCTACATGGCCTCTACCCTCAAGTCTGGCTCCAA ggagCTTGAGAATCTCAAGAAGCCATTTATGCCTCCTCGTGAGGTGCATGTTCAGGTTACCCATTCTATGCCTCCCCAAAAGATTGAGATCTTTAAATCTCTGGAGAATTGGGCAGAGGAGAACATCCTGATTCATCTGAAGCCAGTTGAGAAGTGTTGGCAACCACAGGATTTTTTGCCAGATCCTGCCTCTGATGGATTTCATGAACAAGTCAAGGAACTTAGGGAGAGAGCGAAGGAGATTCCAGATGATTACTTTGTTGTTTTGGTTGGAGACATGATCACTGAAGAAGCTCTTCCCACTTATCAAACCATGCTGAATACCTTAGATGGAGTTCGGGATGAAACCGGTGCAAGCCCTACTTCTTGGGCAATTTGGACAAGGGCATGGACTGCTGAAGAGAATAGACATGGTGACCTCCTCAATAAGTATCTCTACCTGTCTGGACGAGTGGACATGAGGCAAATTGAAAAGACAATTCAATATTTGATTGGTTCCGGAATG GATCCACGGACAGAAAACAGTCCATACCTTGGATTCATCTACACGTCGTTCCAAGAAAGGGCAACCTTCATTTCCCATGGCAACACTGCCAGACTTGCCAAAGAACATGGAGACATAAAATTGGCTCAAATATGCGGTACAATTGCCTCAGATGAGAAGCGCCATGAGACAGCATACACAAAGATAGTGGAAAAGCTCTTTGAGATTGATCCTGATGGAACTGTTATGGCTTTTGCTGACATGATGAGAAAGAAAATTTCTATGCCTGCACACTTGATGTATGATGGCCGTGATGACAATCTTTTTGACCACTTTTCAGCTGTTGCACAGCGGCTTGGGGTCTACACTGCAAAGGACTATGCAGATATATTGGAGTTCTTGGTGGGCAGATGGAAGGTGGATAAGCTAACAGGACTATCATCTGAGGGACAAAAGGCTCAAGATTACGTTTGCAGGTTACCTCCAAGAATTAGAAGGCTGGAAGAGAGAGCTCAAGGAAGGGCCAAGGAAGCAACCACAATTCCATTCAGTTGGATTTTCGATAGAGAAGTGAAGTTATAA